The Zobellia alginiliquefaciens genome contains a region encoding:
- a CDS encoding RagB/SusD family nutrient uptake outer membrane protein, whose translation MKKIIYTLIAVMVMGFTACKSDDFLEPTPYGLAGDDNFFRNESDALLAINASYRGLRQWYNNFQGDYGWGNIGTDDAWKGGASPADQDPLTALENYEILTTVGEIVNRWPEDYQGIRNANKVIANVPNIEMDEALKTRIVGEAYFLRGAYYFDLVRYFGGVPIYRENFELAEEYLTVGRSTEQETWDFIEENMLEAIARLPKKSEYAAEDMGRATKGSALGFLVRLKAVQNDMAGVKKYSEELFALGEYELALTYREIFQPAGENGPGSIFEVQFKEANEGGGAVQLGNATGHAFGPRSGGSYGGWGFTMAKQELLDEFEEGDPRYEHSFYNIPGQPYAPLDGVNSYFGKKVAYAPYSDYPIPAQAGDGGVNWRVLRLADIYLMYAEAVAESDPATAIEYVNKVRRRAREGDDSVLPEVPAGTTGQALIDAIRHERRVELNLEGLRKQDLLRWGRTDLLTPLGFIVGKHEKVPIPQVEIDNYGGVLEQNPGY comes from the coding sequence ATGAAAAAGATAATATATACACTTATTGCGGTAATGGTTATGGGCTTTACGGCTTGTAAATCAGACGACTTTCTAGAGCCAACACCCTATGGCCTAGCAGGTGATGATAATTTTTTCAGAAATGAATCAGACGCTCTATTGGCAATTAATGCTAGCTATAGAGGGTTGAGACAATGGTATAATAACTTTCAAGGTGATTATGGTTGGGGGAATATAGGAACTGATGATGCTTGGAAAGGTGGAGCTAGCCCTGCAGATCAAGATCCATTAACTGCTTTGGAAAACTACGAGATACTTACAACTGTAGGTGAGATTGTAAATAGGTGGCCTGAGGATTATCAGGGTATTAGAAACGCGAATAAGGTAATCGCAAATGTACCTAATATTGAAATGGACGAAGCCCTAAAAACTAGAATTGTTGGGGAAGCTTATTTCCTAAGAGGAGCTTATTATTTTGATTTGGTAAGATACTTTGGAGGCGTGCCAATTTACAGGGAGAATTTTGAACTGGCTGAAGAATATTTAACAGTTGGAAGAAGTACAGAGCAAGAAACTTGGGACTTTATTGAAGAGAATATGTTGGAGGCTATAGCTAGACTTCCTAAGAAATCTGAATACGCTGCGGAAGACATGGGTAGGGCTACTAAGGGCTCTGCTCTGGGTTTTTTAGTAAGACTTAAAGCGGTCCAAAACGATATGGCAGGAGTTAAAAAATATTCAGAAGAATTATTTGCTCTTGGAGAATATGAATTGGCGCTTACCTATCGTGAAATTTTTCAACCCGCAGGGGAGAATGGACCAGGATCTATATTTGAAGTGCAGTTCAAAGAAGCTAATGAAGGTGGAGGAGCGGTGCAATTAGGTAATGCTACCGGACACGCTTTTGGTCCAAGGTCGGGCGGTTCTTATGGAGGCTGGGGCTTTACCATGGCCAAGCAAGAATTGTTAGACGAGTTTGAGGAGGGAGATCCAAGGTATGAGCATAGTTTTTATAATATTCCTGGACAACCTTATGCCCCTTTAGATGGAGTAAACTCTTATTTCGGTAAAAAAGTGGCTTATGCTCCATATTCGGATTACCCTATTCCGGCTCAAGCTGGCGACGGCGGTGTCAATTGGAGAGTGTTAAGACTGGCCGATATATACTTGATGTATGCCGAAGCTGTAGCAGAATCGGATCCGGCAACAGCGATAGAATATGTAAACAAAGTGAGAAGGAGAGCTCGTGAGGGAGATGATAGCGTATTGCCAGAGGTGCCTGCTGGAACAACAGGGCAAGCTTTGATAGATGCCATACGGCACGAACGTCGTGTGGAATTGAACTTGGAAGGTCTGCGAAAACAAGATTTACTTAGATGGGGACGTACTGATTTATTAACCCCTTTAGGTTTTATTGTAGGTAAACACGAAAAAGTTCCTATACCACAAGTAGAAATAGATAATTACGGAGGAGTTCTAGAACAGAATCCGGGTTATTAG
- a CDS encoding VCBS repeat-containing protein, whose amino-acid sequence MKYNISPSLLSILVILVVVVSCKEEVHTKIANLQEPEVKEPLFKLVHPDSSGVTFMNHVEENLKNYVVHFNYVYNGGGVAIGDINNDGLSDIYFSANEQSNKLYLNKGDFKFEDITESAGVSGGGGWHTGINMIDVNHDGFMDIYICRGGYKDTDEERKNLLFINDGNMKFSEQAKEYGLADTGYSVQAVFFDMDNDNDLDMYLTNRPELFFQTPDEINKGERENNNLYRDKLFLNENNKFKEIGLQAGIVNNYGYGLGVSTLDANNDGLTDIYVTNDYEQSDYLYINQGKNKFKESIKEYTNHTSFYSMGVDVVDFNNDGFEDILALDMVSENYIRSKTTMASMNLEKYREIMERGYHSQYMHNMLHLNEGNGFYSEIGQLAGIAKTDWSWSCLGSDFDNDGYRDIFITNGYRRDVTDKDATKRFFNYINSNAIKQNSDEQNLKNILNLYPTTKLTNYIFQNNTDLTFNKKVVDWGLDQKSFSNGAATVDLDNDGDLDLVVNNLEDTAFVFENKLDEQKSNKYLKIGLKGPKKNPNGIGAQIELKYNNQIQYHDFKVTRGYLSSVEPLVHFGLGDVGVVDQIKITWPDKKVNTIKDVKANQLVQVSYSEATKQIDEQINDPILFAESTKDIQSNFRHKENDFDDYKYQILLPHEMSKLGPFVTVGDVDADGLEDFYVGGAKGQSGVIYTQDSRGKFRPLKNSTFNLDKESEDMGATFFDVDGDGDKDLYVVSGGSESKIDSEFYQDRLYLNNGKGIFSKTQNLPRIVTSGSCVITHDFDGDGDLDLFVGGRQMPGKYPSSADSHWLRNDNGILKDVTESDAPDLKDLGMVTSAVWANVDDDDAKELIVVGEWMPITIFKVVNNKLKNVSERFNLGKTNGWWNKVVASDYDKDGDVDLILGNLGENYKFTASKDKPFYVFANDFDSNGTNDIFLAKKLKNSLVPIRGKECSSQQIPGLNKKFKTYEGFANADLPTILGEKITDATRYEAQIFSSVILENTNQGLQINKLPVEAQFSTVNGIVCNDFDGDGVQEILLGGNKFEVEIETTRADASPGFLFKNNSQNEFRALSPAQSGFFIPYSVKDIQQIKISNGQVGILVTTNDDVLRLFKTTIL is encoded by the coding sequence ATGAAGTATAATATATCACCCAGTCTACTTTCAATATTGGTTATTTTAGTAGTGGTCGTTAGTTGCAAAGAGGAAGTTCATACTAAAATAGCTAACCTGCAGGAACCGGAAGTTAAAGAGCCACTTTTTAAACTTGTCCATCCAGATAGTTCAGGTGTGACTTTTATGAACCATGTAGAAGAAAATCTGAAAAATTACGTAGTTCATTTTAACTATGTATACAATGGAGGGGGGGTAGCTATTGGTGATATTAATAATGATGGACTTTCGGATATATATTTTTCTGCCAATGAACAATCCAATAAATTATACTTAAATAAAGGCGATTTTAAATTTGAGGATATTACGGAGTCCGCAGGTGTAAGTGGAGGTGGTGGTTGGCATACAGGTATTAATATGATAGATGTTAATCATGATGGTTTCATGGATATCTATATCTGTCGTGGTGGATATAAGGACACGGATGAGGAAAGAAAAAATCTATTATTCATCAACGATGGTAATATGAAGTTCTCTGAACAAGCAAAAGAATATGGCTTGGCGGATACAGGGTACTCGGTTCAAGCAGTGTTCTTTGATATGGATAATGATAATGACTTAGACATGTATCTTACCAATAGACCAGAATTATTTTTTCAGACACCGGATGAAATAAATAAGGGCGAAAGAGAAAATAATAACCTCTATAGAGATAAACTATTTTTAAATGAAAATAATAAGTTTAAGGAAATTGGTTTACAAGCTGGTATCGTTAACAATTACGGCTATGGATTAGGAGTCAGTACACTTGATGCTAATAATGATGGGCTTACGGATATTTACGTCACAAATGATTACGAACAATCTGATTATCTATATATAAATCAAGGTAAAAATAAATTTAAGGAAAGTATTAAAGAGTATACAAACCATACTTCATTCTATTCTATGGGTGTAGATGTAGTAGATTTTAACAATGATGGCTTTGAGGATATTTTGGCCTTGGATATGGTATCTGAAAATTATATCCGAAGCAAGACTACAATGGCGTCAATGAACTTAGAGAAATATAGGGAAATCATGGAGCGTGGTTACCACAGCCAATATATGCATAACATGTTGCATTTAAATGAGGGGAATGGTTTTTATAGTGAAATAGGTCAGTTAGCAGGTATTGCAAAAACAGATTGGAGTTGGTCATGTCTTGGAAGCGATTTTGATAATGACGGATATAGGGATATTTTTATAACTAATGGCTATCGTAGAGATGTGACGGATAAAGATGCCACTAAAAGATTTTTTAATTATATAAATAGCAATGCTATTAAACAAAACTCTGATGAGCAAAACCTAAAGAATATTCTAAATCTTTATCCAACAACTAAACTTACTAATTACATTTTTCAAAATAATACTGATCTAACCTTTAATAAAAAAGTGGTGGATTGGGGCCTTGACCAAAAAAGTTTTTCAAATGGAGCCGCAACAGTAGATTTGGACAATGATGGGGATTTAGACTTGGTTGTCAATAATCTTGAGGATACTGCATTTGTTTTTGAGAATAAATTAGATGAACAGAAGAGTAATAAGTACTTGAAAATTGGTTTAAAGGGGCCAAAGAAAAACCCCAATGGTATTGGTGCCCAGATAGAGCTAAAGTATAACAATCAAATACAATATCATGATTTTAAAGTAACAAGAGGCTATTTGTCGTCCGTAGAGCCATTGGTGCATTTTGGCCTAGGAGATGTAGGTGTGGTTGACCAAATTAAAATAACTTGGCCAGATAAAAAAGTGAACACGATTAAGGATGTTAAAGCCAATCAATTAGTACAGGTTAGTTACTCCGAAGCAACCAAACAAATAGATGAGCAAATTAATGACCCAATTTTGTTTGCTGAGTCAACCAAAGATATTCAATCAAATTTTAGACATAAGGAGAATGATTTTGATGATTATAAGTATCAAATTTTGCTTCCGCACGAAATGTCCAAACTAGGCCCTTTTGTGACTGTAGGTGATGTTGACGCAGATGGGTTAGAGGATTTTTACGTTGGAGGAGCAAAAGGGCAATCAGGGGTAATTTACACTCAGGATAGTCGAGGGAAATTTAGACCCTTAAAAAATTCTACTTTTAATTTAGACAAAGAGTCTGAAGATATGGGGGCTACGTTTTTTGATGTAGATGGAGACGGAGATAAAGATTTGTATGTAGTAAGTGGAGGTAGTGAGAGTAAAATTGATTCAGAATTTTATCAAGACAGATTATATTTGAACAATGGAAAAGGGATTTTTTCCAAAACTCAAAATTTACCTAGAATTGTAACTAGTGGCTCCTGTGTAATTACACATGATTTTGATGGAGATGGCGATTTGGACCTTTTTGTAGGAGGTAGGCAAATGCCAGGTAAATACCCGTCCTCAGCAGATAGTCATTGGTTGAGAAACGACAATGGAATATTAAAAGATGTTACAGAATCAGATGCTCCTGATTTAAAAGATTTGGGAATGGTTACTAGCGCCGTTTGGGCAAATGTAGATGATGATGATGCTAAAGAGCTAATCGTAGTTGGCGAGTGGATGCCCATTACAATTTTTAAAGTAGTGAATAATAAGTTAAAAAATGTATCGGAGAGGTTTAATTTGGGTAAAACCAATGGATGGTGGAACAAAGTAGTGGCCTCGGATTATGATAAAGATGGAGATGTGGATTTGATTTTAGGGAATTTGGGCGAAAATTACAAATTCACAGCATCTAAAGACAAACCTTTTTATGTCTTTGCAAATGATTTTGATAGCAATGGAACGAACGATATTTTTTTGGCGAAAAAACTAAAAAACAGTTTGGTTCCTATAAGAGGCAAAGAGTGTTCAAGTCAACAAATTCCTGGATTAAATAAAAAATTCAAGACGTATGAAGGTTTTGCTAATGCAGATTTACCTACCATTTTAGGTGAAAAAATAACGGATGCAACACGTTATGAAGCACAGATATTTTCGTCTGTTATTTTGGAAAATACAAATCAAGGGCTCCAAATTAACAAGTTACCAGTAGAAGCACAATTTTCTACAGTCAACGGTATTGTTTGCAATGATTTTGATGGAGATGGGGTTCAAGAAATTCTTTTAGGGGGTAACAAGTTTGAGGTAGAAATAGAAACTACTAGGGCAGACGCTTCTCCCGGGTTTTTGTTTAAGAATAATTCTCAAAACGAATTTAGAGCTTTAAGCCCTGCTCAAAGCGGTTTTTTTATTCCGTATAGCGTAAAAGATATTCAACAGATTAAAATATCTAATGGGCAAGTGGGTATATTGGTAACTACAAATGATGATGTTTTAAGACTATTTAAAACAACAATATTATAA